One Kitasatospora sp. NBC_01287 DNA window includes the following coding sequences:
- a CDS encoding pyridoxal-dependent decarboxylase, exosortase A system-associated produces the protein MKGISTRAVPFGRENGVLLVGGIPADRLAERVGTTPFFAYDRGLVNERVAAVRAALPGGVELSYAVKANPMPALLQHMSGLVDGFDVASAGELREALNTATPAERVSFAGPGKTTAELRQAVAAGVTVELESANELVRLRAVSELLGVRARVALRVNPDFSVRGSAMQLGGGPQQFGIDAERVPAVLRELAAGDLDFQGFHVFAGSQNLDAASICQAQRATVELAVKLAESAPGPVRYLNLGGGFGIPYAARDRPLDLAPIGANLAELLDGEIRAQLPSARVVIELGRYLVGEAGVYLTRVVDRKESRGKTYLIVDGGLHHQLAASGHFGQVIRRNYPVELAGRAAPAAEASAEPDADGTADATDATDATDATDATDATDTVDVVGCLCTPLDLLADKAVLPQARIGDLVAVFCAGAYGLTASPTAFLGHPAPPEVLV, from the coding sequence ATGAAGGGGATTTCGACCAGAGCGGTACCGTTCGGACGCGAGAACGGCGTCCTTCTGGTGGGGGGAATTCCGGCGGACCGCTTGGCGGAACGCGTCGGCACGACACCGTTCTTCGCGTATGACCGAGGGCTCGTCAATGAGCGGGTGGCGGCGGTGCGCGCCGCACTGCCCGGCGGCGTCGAATTGAGTTACGCCGTGAAGGCCAATCCGATGCCGGCGCTGCTGCAGCACATGAGCGGTCTGGTCGATGGATTCGACGTGGCGTCGGCCGGCGAACTGCGCGAGGCGCTGAACACCGCGACACCCGCCGAACGCGTGAGCTTCGCCGGTCCGGGAAAGACGACGGCGGAACTGCGGCAGGCGGTGGCCGCCGGGGTGACGGTCGAGTTGGAGTCCGCCAACGAGCTGGTCCGGCTGCGGGCGGTCAGCGAGCTGCTCGGCGTCCGGGCCAGGGTGGCGCTGCGGGTCAACCCGGACTTCTCGGTGCGCGGCTCGGCGATGCAACTGGGCGGCGGACCGCAGCAGTTCGGCATCGACGCGGAGCGGGTTCCGGCGGTGCTGCGCGAGCTGGCGGCCGGGGATCTCGACTTCCAGGGCTTCCACGTCTTCGCCGGGTCGCAGAACCTGGACGCCGCGAGCATCTGCCAGGCGCAGCGCGCCACGGTCGAACTGGCCGTCAAACTCGCCGAGTCGGCTCCCGGGCCGGTCCGCTACCTCAACCTGGGCGGCGGGTTCGGCATCCCGTACGCCGCCCGGGACCGACCGCTCGACCTCGCCCCGATCGGCGCCAACCTGGCCGAGCTGCTGGACGGCGAGATCCGCGCCCAGCTGCCGTCCGCGCGCGTGGTCATCGAACTCGGCCGCTACCTGGTCGGGGAGGCGGGGGTCTACCTGACCCGGGTGGTGGACCGCAAGGAGTCGCGCGGGAAGACCTACCTCATCGTCGACGGCGGCCTGCACCACCAGCTCGCCGCCTCGGGCCACTTCGGTCAGGTGATCCGGCGCAACTACCCCGTGGAGCTGGCCGGTCGGGCAGCGCCGGCGGCTGAGGCGAGTGCGGAGCCCGACGCCGACGGCACGGCCGACGCCACCGACGCCACCGACGCCACCGACGCCACCGACGCCACCGACGCCACCGACACGGTCGACGTCGTCGGCTGCCTCTGCACGCCGCTGGACCTGCTCGCCGACAAGGCCGTCCTGCCGCAGGCGCGGATCGGCGACCTGGTCGCGGTCTTCTGCGCCGGCGCCTACGGCCTGACGGCCAGTCCGACGGCGTTCCTCGGCCACCCGGCCCCGCCCGAGGTCCTCGTCTAG
- a CDS encoding glyoxalase: MTAAHSLAAINHVQLAIPAGGEQQCRAFWGELLGLPETPKPPALAVRGGCWFQGSGFQVHLGVEADFRPALRAHPAFEIRGLRALADRLADHGHPVTFSDEVPGQDRFHTADPFGNRLEFLEPHS; this comes from the coding sequence ATGACCGCCGCCCACTCCCTCGCCGCCATCAACCACGTCCAGCTCGCCATCCCGGCCGGCGGCGAGCAGCAGTGCCGAGCCTTCTGGGGCGAGTTGCTCGGACTGCCCGAGACCCCCAAGCCGCCGGCGCTCGCCGTCCGCGGCGGCTGCTGGTTCCAGGGCTCCGGCTTTCAGGTCCACCTCGGCGTGGAGGCGGATTTCCGACCCGCGCTCAGGGCTCATCCCGCCTTCGAGATCCGCGGGCTGCGCGCGCTCGCGGACCGGCTGGCCGACCACGGACATCCCGTCACCTTCAGCGACGAAGTGCCCGGACAGGACCGCTTCCACACCGCCGACCCGTTCGGCAACCGGCTCGAATTCCTTGAGCCGCACTCCTGA
- a CDS encoding TetR/AcrR family transcriptional regulator — MPTTGPSGEAPVRSKRADAQRNQRTLLAAAAAVFVTSGVDAPIREIAAGAGVGIGTIYRHFPTRADLVAAVYRHQVEACAEAGPTLLAEAGSPLAALRQWVDLFVDFLVTKHGLANALQSDSSGFEALHAYFLDRLVPVCAHLLDAAVEAGEISPGTQAYELMRGIGNLCAGRDSDPRYDPRRLVELLLQGLRPPGPA; from the coding sequence ATGCCCACGACAGGACCCTCCGGGGAGGCGCCGGTCCGGAGCAAGCGGGCCGACGCGCAGCGCAACCAGCGGACGCTGCTCGCCGCCGCCGCCGCGGTGTTCGTCACCTCCGGCGTCGACGCGCCGATCCGCGAGATAGCGGCCGGCGCGGGCGTCGGGATCGGGACGATCTACCGCCACTTCCCGACCCGGGCGGACCTGGTCGCCGCCGTCTACCGCCACCAGGTCGAGGCCTGCGCCGAGGCCGGCCCGACGCTGCTGGCCGAGGCCGGCTCCCCGCTGGCGGCACTGCGCCAGTGGGTCGACCTCTTCGTCGATTTCCTGGTCACGAAGCACGGGCTCGCCAACGCGCTGCAGTCGGACAGCAGCGGCTTCGAGGCGCTGCACGCCTACTTCCTCGACCGCCTGGTGCCCGTCTGCGCGCACCTGCTCGACGCCGCGGTCGAGGCCGGCGAGATCAGCCCGGGGACGCAGGCCTACGAGCTGATGCGCGGCATCGGCAACCTCTGCGCGGGCCGGGACAGCGACCCTCGCTACGACCCCCGCCGGCTGGTCGAGCTGCTCCTCCAGGGGCTGCGGCCGCCGGGCCCGGCCTGA
- a CDS encoding chlorophyllase, whose product MSETTYGADAFSPSTPVLSVSPVVLPAPGRAVDLQVRVSAPVTGSGLPVILLSHGQGHSNHLSSLNGYAPLANFWAAHGFVVIQPTHLSSTTLRLDPATPGAPMYWRSRAQDMTRLLDGLDVIESAVPQLRGRLDPDRVAVAGHSMGGHTASLLLGARLTDPQDGTEVDLAEPRIKAGVLLAAPGRGGDALTAPIAESFPFLLTTDFSRMTTPALVVAGDLDASAHLTVNGPRWHTDPYHLAPGPKALLTLFGAEHGLGGISGYDVAETTDEHPGRVAALQRLTWAYLRTALDPGDPAWRAACDALTAGPDPLGRVESK is encoded by the coding sequence ATGAGTGAAACGACCTACGGCGCCGACGCGTTCAGCCCCTCCACGCCCGTCCTCTCGGTCAGCCCGGTGGTGCTGCCGGCGCCCGGGCGGGCGGTGGACCTCCAGGTGCGGGTCTCCGCGCCGGTGACCGGGAGCGGCCTGCCGGTGATCCTCCTCTCGCACGGCCAGGGCCACTCGAACCACCTCTCCTCGCTGAACGGCTACGCCCCCCTCGCCAACTTCTGGGCGGCGCACGGATTCGTCGTGATCCAGCCCACCCACCTGAGCTCGACGACGCTGCGCCTGGATCCCGCCACCCCCGGAGCGCCGATGTACTGGCGGTCGCGGGCCCAGGACATGACGCGCCTCCTCGACGGGCTCGACGTGATCGAGAGCGCCGTTCCCCAGCTCCGCGGGCGCCTGGACCCGGACCGGGTCGCCGTGGCCGGGCATTCGATGGGCGGCCACACCGCGAGCCTGCTGCTGGGCGCGCGGCTCACCGATCCCCAGGACGGTACGGAGGTGGACCTCGCCGAGCCCCGGATCAAGGCGGGAGTGCTGCTCGCCGCGCCCGGCAGGGGCGGCGACGCCCTCACCGCGCCGATCGCCGAGAGCTTCCCCTTCCTGCTGACCACGGACTTCTCCCGGATGACGACGCCCGCGCTCGTGGTCGCCGGTGACCTGGACGCCTCCGCCCACCTGACCGTCAACGGCCCGCGGTGGCACACCGATCCGTACCACCTCGCCCCCGGTCCCAAGGCCCTGCTCACGCTGTTCGGCGCGGAGCACGGGCTCGGCGGGATCTCCGGGTACGACGTCGCCGAGACCACGGACGAGCACCCCGGGCGGGTGGCCGCGCTCCAGCGGCTCACCTGGGCCTACCTGCGCACCGCGCTCGACCCGGGGGATCCCGCCTGGCGGGCGGCGTGCGACGCGCTGACGGCCGGGCCCGACCCGCTCGGCCGGGTCGAGTCCAAGTAG
- a CDS encoding TerD family protein, which yields MGVVLTRGGNVSLGEVAPGLGTVLVGLGWTAAAGYELDASALLCDREGRVSDQNFVFFNNLRSPDGSVRHRGAAPAGSGDREQLEIDLAAVPDEVRRIVFAVAIYEAAQRGQTFGQVRGARIRLTDPVGGAELARYDLVDEAAGESAMVFGELYRHVGGWKFRAVGQGYATGLAGIAADFGVRVLQQAAEPSTPPPPAPAAAPFPPAPGSAPVPPAPAPFPLTATLPMAGAAPVATPFPSAAPVPAPAARAADPRAAGSPAAACFFDPAHGAGSASVLWSPQWGTPRGIHACASCAQRVLSTAPPFYTPPQPVQAAYPQPVQAAYPQPAPGGYPQPVPGGYPPAGVRPQQAGPDQGRRFGTGALIGAGAAGILGGILLDEALSDDEPDVVVNNYYEDDGFF from the coding sequence ATGGGCGTGGTCCTGACGAGGGGCGGCAACGTGTCCCTGGGTGAGGTGGCGCCGGGTCTTGGCACCGTGCTCGTGGGCCTGGGGTGGACGGCCGCCGCCGGGTACGAGCTCGATGCCAGCGCGCTGCTGTGCGACCGCGAAGGGAGGGTCTCCGACCAGAACTTCGTCTTCTTCAACAACCTGCGCAGCCCGGACGGTTCGGTGCGCCACCGCGGCGCCGCCCCGGCGGGGTCGGGGGACCGGGAGCAGCTGGAGATCGACCTGGCCGCCGTGCCCGACGAGGTGCGGCGGATCGTCTTCGCGGTCGCCATCTACGAGGCCGCGCAGCGGGGTCAGACCTTCGGCCAGGTGCGTGGCGCCCGGATCCGCCTGACCGACCCGGTCGGCGGCGCCGAACTGGCCCGCTACGACCTGGTCGACGAGGCCGCGGGCGAGAGCGCGATGGTCTTCGGCGAGCTCTACCGCCATGTCGGCGGGTGGAAGTTCCGCGCGGTCGGCCAGGGCTACGCCACGGGGCTGGCCGGGATCGCGGCCGACTTCGGCGTGCGGGTGCTGCAGCAGGCAGCCGAGCCGAGCACGCCGCCGCCACCGGCCCCCGCGGCCGCCCCGTTCCCACCGGCTCCCGGGTCCGCCCCGGTCCCGCCGGCGCCCGCGCCGTTCCCGCTGACGGCCACGCTCCCGATGGCCGGCGCCGCTCCCGTGGCCACCCCGTTCCCGTCGGCCGCCCCGGTGCCCGCGCCGGCCGCGCGCGCCGCCGACCCGCGCGCGGCGGGGAGTCCCGCCGCGGCGTGCTTCTTCGACCCCGCCCACGGCGCCGGCAGCGCCTCCGTGCTCTGGTCGCCGCAGTGGGGCACCCCGCGCGGGATCCACGCCTGCGCCTCCTGCGCGCAGCGGGTGCTGAGCACCGCGCCGCCCTTCTACACCCCGCCCCAGCCGGTTCAAGCGGCCTACCCCCAGCCGGTTCAAGCGGCCTACCCCCAGCCGGCCCCGGGCGGGTATCCGCAGCCGGTTCCGGGCGGATACCCGCCGGCCGGCGTCCGCCCCCAGCAGGCGGGGCCCGACCAGGGCCGCCGGTTCGGCACCGGAGCCCTGATCGGCGCGGGTGCGGCCGGCATCCTGGGCGGCATCCTGCTGGACGAGGCGCTGAGCGACGACGAGCCGGACGTGGTGGTCAACAACTACTACGAGGACGACGGGTTCTTCTAG
- a CDS encoding amidase, protein MDLIHRPAHEQLAALDRGEVSSRELTAAHLDRIASRPDDNAVVTLDAEGALAAAAAADERRARGRGRGRGRATALLGLPITLKDALETEGLRTTCGAVELSEHVPSRDADAVARLRAAGAVVLGKTNTPPFCQDLQTGNELFGTTPNPHDRRRTAGGSSGGSAAAVAAFLSPLDIGSDLAGSLRLPAHYCGVHSLRPTGGVVPSRGHIPRPPGWLTTSELLSVGPIGRSAADLDLALGVLAGPAPREAAAWRLELPPPRHEQLAGHRIGIWADDPFCPVDAATRALLEELDRVLSDLGVRAGDSAPPVDLASCDRLFRSLMFAGSTASAAPQAFTAELAAARRLPEDDGSPGADYLRDRTMSHRDWLLANEERRRLQERWAAYFEDVDLLIAPAAPTAAVPDQTGVPVPERYLTVDGRRRGYFEQTTWLNLAGLAQLPSATVPLGRTGEGLPLGVQLIGPHLGDRTVVRAAGLLGELWGELRGTQPVFAG, encoded by the coding sequence ATGGACCTGATCCACCGCCCCGCGCACGAGCAGTTGGCCGCCCTGGACCGGGGGGAGGTCTCCAGCCGCGAGCTGACGGCCGCGCACCTGGACCGGATCGCCTCGCGTCCCGACGACAACGCGGTCGTCACCCTCGACGCCGAGGGCGCCCTGGCCGCGGCCGCCGCGGCCGACGAGCGGCGCGCCCGGGGCCGGGGCCGGGGCCGGGGCCGGGCAACCGCGCTGCTGGGACTGCCGATCACCCTCAAGGACGCGCTGGAGACCGAGGGCCTGCGCACCACCTGCGGCGCCGTGGAGCTCTCCGAGCACGTCCCGTCGCGCGACGCGGACGCCGTGGCCCGGCTGCGCGCGGCCGGCGCGGTCGTCCTCGGCAAGACGAACACGCCGCCGTTCTGCCAGGACCTCCAGACCGGCAACGAACTGTTCGGCACCACGCCGAACCCGCACGACCGGCGCCGCACCGCCGGGGGCTCCTCCGGCGGCTCGGCCGCGGCCGTGGCCGCCTTCCTCAGCCCGCTGGACATCGGCAGCGACCTGGCGGGGTCGCTCAGGCTGCCCGCCCACTACTGCGGGGTCCACAGCCTGCGCCCCACCGGCGGCGTGGTGCCGAGCCGGGGTCACATCCCGCGCCCGCCGGGCTGGCTGACGACCTCCGAACTGCTCTCGGTGGGCCCGATCGGGCGCAGCGCGGCCGACCTCGACCTCGCCCTGGGCGTGCTGGCCGGTCCGGCGCCCCGCGAGGCCGCCGCCTGGCGGCTGGAGCTGCCGCCGCCCCGCCACGAGCAGCTCGCCGGCCACCGGATCGGCATCTGGGCCGACGACCCCTTCTGCCCGGTGGACGCGGCCACCCGGGCCCTGCTGGAGGAGCTGGACCGGGTGCTGTCCGACCTGGGCGTGCGCGCCGGCGACTCCGCTCCCCCGGTCGACCTGGCCTCCTGCGACCGGCTGTTCCGCTCCCTGATGTTCGCCGGCAGCACCGCGAGCGCCGCACCGCAGGCGTTCACCGCCGAGCTGGCGGCCGCCCGGCGGCTGCCCGAGGACGACGGGTCGCCCGGCGCCGACTACCTGCGCGACCGCACGATGAGCCACCGCGACTGGCTGCTGGCCAACGAGGAGCGCCGACGGCTCCAGGAGCGCTGGGCGGCCTACTTCGAGGACGTCGACCTGCTCATCGCCCCGGCCGCGCCGACGGCCGCGGTGCCGGACCAGACGGGCGTACCCGTGCCCGAGCGGTACCTCACCGTCGACGGGCGGCGGCGCGGCTACTTCGAGCAGACCACCTGGCTGAACCTCGCCGGCCTCGCCCAGCTGCCCTCCGCCACCGTGCCGTTGGGCCGCACCGGCGAGGGGCTGCCGCTCGGCGTCCAGCTCATCGGGCCCCACCTGGGTGACCGCACGGTCGTCAGGGCCGCCGGGCTGCTGGGCGAGCTCTGGGGCGAACTGCGCGGCACTCAGCCGGTGTTCGCCGGCTGA
- a CDS encoding MAB_1171c family putative transporter translates to MQQLLHPICLALAVAGFLLLLWPPRRLGRDKALTALVAVYGLSAVSFLVSLDPVWRLLGEATGNPATGILAAFGVVTVLSTLQLVVLAHWVLPGERARGAVRLCLAAGAAVTAALVALFLLLPVSGPVSPQAFTAHYLHDGVYQAFLTLYIGAYAVGEGILAVVCWWRAGGTGEPWIARGLRVVGAGALLTFGYSAVRLVDVAAAVFGLAPASAWWENVAWLCADGGTTLALAGFFIPTLAVHAVPQARAWAGAYRDHQRLGPLWHRLHDALPTIALQTHRKAAADRPPLWGTSWHLYRRAVEIRDGQWALRHHLDESVRRAAEARHTGAGLRGPELAAAVTADQLHAALAAYQRDEPPRAPASYADAGIRDDVRTPDDDIRVLLRIAAHFEAVPAPEESRSWT, encoded by the coding sequence ATGCAGCAGCTCCTGCACCCGATCTGCCTGGCCCTGGCCGTCGCCGGCTTCCTCCTGCTGCTCTGGCCACCACGGCGCCTGGGGCGGGACAAGGCGCTGACCGCCCTGGTCGCCGTGTACGGCCTCTCCGCCGTCTCCTTCCTGGTCTCCCTCGATCCGGTCTGGCGGCTGCTCGGTGAGGCGACCGGCAACCCGGCCACCGGCATCCTGGCCGCCTTCGGCGTCGTCACGGTGCTGTCGACGCTGCAGCTCGTCGTGCTGGCCCACTGGGTGCTGCCCGGGGAGCGGGCCCGCGGGGCGGTGCGGCTCTGCCTCGCGGCGGGGGCGGCGGTCACCGCCGCGCTGGTGGCGCTCTTCCTGCTGCTGCCCGTCAGCGGCCCCGTCTCCCCGCAGGCCTTCACCGCCCACTACCTCCACGACGGCGTCTACCAGGCGTTCCTGACCCTCTACATCGGTGCCTACGCCGTCGGGGAGGGCATCCTCGCCGTGGTCTGCTGGTGGCGGGCCGGCGGCACCGGCGAGCCGTGGATCGCCCGCGGACTGCGCGTCGTCGGCGCCGGGGCACTGCTGACCTTCGGCTACAGCGCGGTCCGGCTGGTGGACGTCGCGGCGGCGGTCTTCGGCCTCGCCCCCGCCTCGGCGTGGTGGGAGAACGTCGCCTGGCTCTGCGCCGACGGCGGCACCACGCTCGCGCTGGCCGGCTTCTTCATCCCCACGCTGGCGGTGCACGCCGTCCCGCAGGCCCGCGCCTGGGCCGGCGCCTACCGCGACCACCAGCGCCTGGGGCCGCTCTGGCACCGGCTGCACGACGCCCTGCCCACCATCGCGCTGCAGACCCACCGGAAGGCCGCGGCCGACCGACCGCCCCTCTGGGGGACCAGCTGGCACCTGTACCGCCGTGCCGTGGAGATCCGGGACGGCCAGTGGGCCCTGCGCCACCACCTGGACGAGTCGGTGCGCCGCGCGGCCGAGGCCCGGCACACCGGCGCCGGGCTACGCGGCCCCGAGCTGGCCGCCGCCGTCACCGCCGACCAGTTGCACGCGGCGCTGGCCGCCTACCAGCGCGACGAACCGCCGCGAGCCCCGGCCTCGTACGCCGACGCGGGCATCCGCGACGACGTCCGCACGCCGGACGACGACATCCGCGTACTGCTGCGCATCGCCGCCCACTTCGAGGCCGTCCCCGCACCCGAGGAATCCCGATCATGGACCTGA
- a CDS encoding XRE family transcriptional regulator → MARTLQERLNALFETVHPPDRGPYSNHEVAALLRERDGASLSHVYLWQLRTGRRDNPTRRHLEALASFFGVPAAYFFDDGTADRVAGELAFVSELRSSGVRRVATRVAGLSPQSLAQVLATVEQLRAQEGLPVVPADEATDRNP, encoded by the coding sequence TTGGCCAGGACACTCCAGGAGCGACTGAACGCGCTGTTCGAGACGGTCCACCCACCCGACCGCGGCCCGTACAGCAACCACGAGGTCGCCGCCCTGCTGCGCGAACGCGACGGCGCCTCCCTCTCGCACGTCTACCTGTGGCAGCTGCGCACCGGGCGGCGGGACAACCCCACCAGGCGCCACCTGGAGGCGCTGGCGTCGTTCTTCGGCGTCCCCGCGGCCTACTTCTTCGACGACGGCACCGCCGACCGGGTCGCCGGCGAGCTCGCCTTCGTCAGCGAGCTGCGCAGCAGCGGCGTGCGGCGGGTCGCCACCCGGGTGGCCGGGCTGTCGCCGCAGAGCCTGGCGCAGGTCCTCGCGACGGTCGAGCAACTGCGCGCACAGGAAGGGCTCCCGGTCGTCCCCGCCGACGAGGCAACGGACCGGAACCCGTGA
- a CDS encoding GntR family transcriptional regulator, translating to MNGHAAIAADIERRVADGRYPTGRKLPSEQALAQEYATTRARVRTALASLARRGLLVSRPNSGWLVQAGHRAQTVGELRAFSRWAAEQGRESSGRIVHRERGGASAREARLLGIGLGEEVLRFTRVRTLDGRAVMVERSTWAPWVVPVIDALPDDAPSVFGALDAAGVRVLLGDHRIEAVAASSDDARLLNVRRSSPLLQVSRTSPTVDGRLVEVAVDRYVSDAAAFDVRAGDVAPLLRSPGE from the coding sequence GTGAACGGACACGCGGCCATCGCGGCGGACATCGAGCGGCGCGTCGCCGACGGACGGTACCCCACCGGGCGGAAGCTGCCCAGTGAGCAGGCGCTCGCACAGGAGTACGCCACGACCCGCGCCCGGGTCCGCACCGCGCTGGCGTCGCTGGCCCGCCGGGGCCTGCTGGTCTCCCGGCCCAACTCGGGCTGGCTCGTCCAAGCCGGCCACCGGGCGCAGACGGTGGGGGAGCTGCGCGCGTTCTCGCGGTGGGCCGCGGAGCAGGGACGCGAGTCCAGCGGGCGGATCGTGCACCGCGAGCGCGGTGGCGCGAGCGCGCGCGAGGCCCGGTTGCTCGGCATCGGACTGGGCGAGGAGGTGCTGCGCTTCACCCGGGTGCGCACGCTCGACGGGCGCGCCGTCATGGTCGAGCGCTCGACCTGGGCGCCGTGGGTGGTCCCGGTGATCGACGCGCTGCCCGACGACGCGCCCTCGGTCTTCGGCGCGCTGGACGCCGCGGGCGTCCGCGTCCTGCTCGGCGACCACCGGATCGAGGCGGTGGCCGCCTCCAGCGACGACGCCCGACTGCTGAACGTCCGGCGCTCCAGCCCGCTGCTGCAGGTCAGCCGCACCTCGCCGACCGTCGACGGCCGGCTGGTCGAGGTCGCGGTCGACCGCTACGTCTCCGATGCGGCGGCCTTCGACGTCCGCGCCGGGGACGTGGCGCCCTTGCTGCGCTCGCCCGGCGAGTGA